A stretch of Geomonas oryzisoli DNA encodes these proteins:
- the fusA gene encoding elongation factor G has product MPAPDVSHIRNIGIISHIDAGKTTVTERILFYSGETHKMGEVHDGQAVMDWMPQEQERGITITASATSCRWGEYRINLIDTPGHIDFTIEVERSVRVLDGAVAIFSAVEGVQPQSELVWRQADRYRVPRICLINKMDRLGADHAHVLHHMTERLGARAVLLQLPMGTETAFSGVIDLIDEEAFSFSEQDLGRTVLRAPVPAEYADSVLKARLQLTEVAADFDDQVMADFLEGRKVAPADLHRALRTGTLSCQIFPVLLGSALRNKGVQPVLDAVCLYLPSPLDLPAMVGRQPGNGEAEIFSCDPDHPLRALAFKVMAEEGRRLTYLRIYSGRVKTGASLLNASRGGNERIRHLFRMHAHRREEVAEAIAGDIVAVTGCQSTLTGDTLCDPEHPLILEGVSVPDPVVSLAVEAKGVEDRAHLLGALEFFQWEDPTFRVHEDKETGQTILTGMGELHLEIVIDRLRREYGVQVKTGRPRVVYREALRREVSRREVFQSMADKRPEPAELLLRLVPLPRGAGVRTMLPAPAAPITPELLAAVQESLLEACRGGCVTGYALTDLEVRVEEIPVEPGAPAPSELSLRGAAQRGVVLAAREGDPMLLEPIMKLELETPTEHLGKVLGGLQQKRGRVEGLDRRGELELVKATVPLAEMFGYMTELRSATKGRGSYTMEFQGFEEAPAEVQQRFGLQ; this is encoded by the coding sequence ATTCCAGCCCCCGACGTTTCTCACATCCGAAATATCGGCATCATCTCCCACATCGATGCAGGGAAGACTACTGTCACTGAGCGCATCCTCTTCTACAGCGGTGAAACGCACAAGATGGGAGAGGTGCATGACGGCCAGGCGGTCATGGACTGGATGCCTCAGGAGCAGGAGCGGGGGATAACCATCACCGCCAGCGCCACCTCATGCCGCTGGGGAGAATACCGGATCAACCTGATCGACACCCCGGGGCACATAGACTTCACCATCGAGGTGGAGCGGAGCGTCCGGGTGCTGGACGGCGCGGTGGCCATCTTCAGTGCCGTCGAGGGGGTGCAGCCCCAGAGCGAGCTGGTATGGCGCCAGGCCGATCGCTATCGCGTACCCCGGATCTGCCTGATCAACAAGATGGACCGCCTGGGGGCGGACCACGCCCATGTGCTGCATCACATGACCGAGCGGCTGGGGGCACGGGCGGTTCTGCTGCAGCTTCCCATGGGAACGGAGACCGCGTTTTCCGGTGTGATCGACCTGATCGATGAGGAGGCCTTCTCGTTTTCGGAGCAGGACCTGGGACGGACGGTGCTGCGCGCCCCGGTACCCGCCGAATACGCAGACTCGGTGCTTAAGGCACGCCTGCAGTTGACGGAGGTGGCCGCGGATTTCGACGACCAGGTGATGGCGGACTTCCTGGAGGGGCGCAAGGTGGCGCCTGCAGATCTGCACCGCGCGCTGCGCACGGGGACCCTTTCCTGCCAGATCTTCCCGGTGCTGCTGGGGTCGGCGCTGCGCAACAAGGGGGTGCAGCCGGTCCTCGACGCGGTCTGCCTCTATCTGCCGTCCCCGCTGGACCTCCCGGCCATGGTAGGGAGGCAGCCGGGCAACGGCGAGGCTGAGATCTTCAGTTGCGATCCGGACCATCCCCTGCGCGCGCTGGCCTTCAAGGTCATGGCGGAGGAGGGGCGGCGCCTTACCTACCTGCGCATCTATTCGGGGAGGGTGAAAACGGGAGCGAGCCTGCTCAATGCCAGCCGCGGCGGCAACGAGCGCATCAGGCACCTGTTTCGGATGCACGCCCACCGCAGAGAGGAGGTCGCCGAGGCCATCGCGGGGGACATCGTGGCGGTAACCGGCTGCCAGTCGACCCTCACCGGCGACACCCTCTGCGATCCGGAGCATCCCCTGATCCTGGAGGGGGTGAGCGTGCCCGACCCGGTCGTCTCTCTGGCCGTGGAGGCAAAGGGGGTGGAAGACCGGGCGCACCTGTTGGGCGCGCTGGAGTTTTTCCAGTGGGAGGACCCCACCTTCCGGGTGCACGAGGACAAGGAGACCGGGCAGACCATCCTCACCGGGATGGGAGAACTGCATCTGGAGATCGTCATCGACCGCCTGCGGCGCGAGTACGGCGTGCAGGTGAAGACGGGGCGGCCGAGGGTGGTGTACCGCGAGGCGCTGCGGCGCGAGGTGTCCCGGCGCGAGGTGTTCCAGTCCATGGCCGACAAGCGCCCGGAACCTGCCGAGCTCTTGCTGCGCCTGGTTCCGCTGCCCCGGGGCGCCGGAGTGAGGACCATGCTTCCGGCGCCGGCGGCCCCGATCACCCCTGAGCTGCTGGCCGCAGTGCAGGAGAGCCTGCTGGAGGCGTGCCGCGGCGGCTGTGTGACGGGGTACGCCCTGACCGACCTGGAGGTGCGGGTGGAGGAGATCCCGGTGGAGCCGGGCGCTCCGGCCCCCTCTGAGCTCTCCCTGCGCGGTGCGGCGCAGCGCGGGGTGGTGCTGGCGGCGCGCGAGGGGGATCCCATGCTGCTGGAGCCGATCATGAAACTGGAGCTGGAAACGCCGACGGAGCACCTTGGGAAGGTGCTGGGGGGGCTGCAGCAGAAAAGGGGGCGGGTGGAGGGGCTGGACCGGCGTGGGGAGCTCGAGCTGGTCAAGGCAACCGTCCCGCTGGCCGAGATGTTCGGCTACATGACCGAGCTGCGCAGCGCAACCAAGGGGCGCGGGAGTTACACCATGGAGTTCCAGGGATTCGAAGAGGCCCCGGCGGAGGTGCAGCAGCGCTTCGGTTTGCAGTAG
- a CDS encoding heterodisulfide reductase-related iron-sulfur binding cluster, protein MEATREIYWNVNHALIWVMYLFAFLALGGCAWGFWSRLPLYRQGKPLDRLDRLSLRLKLMVRGALTQAKVLRVQVPGTLHAFFFWGFLLLFIGTLLIMLQADLTAPLAGWTFLKGTFYKGYSLTLDLAGMIAILMLAGLFVRRFLVRPPALPTKRDDYLAHALLFTILITGFVVEALRMAATEVHQNPELARLSPGGLLLTPLFAGMTPAGISITHKALWWIHFFLAMAFIVAIPFTKLRHLFTDPANYLFTDLRPKGAIATINLEDETAEQFGAAKAADLAWKDIYDADACTLCKRCQDRCPAWNTEKPLSPMRVVQQVGELALNDPQGDLCRYVTEEVLWDCTTCRACQEICPVDIEHVNKILEMRRNLALMEGKFPGDEVRGAMGNYEVNGNPFGLAWAERGAWAEGLDVVTLESGEPFDVMYFVGCYASFDRRNREVAKAFARICSAAGIRLGILGKEEKCCGEPPRKLGNEYQYQTMAQENIERIKGYGVREIVTTCPHCFNTLARDYRELGLEVPVRHYSTLLAELVQQGRLQLEPGESFDCTYHDSCYIGRYADIFEPPREVVQLLGGTIAEMDRNRMESFCCGGGGGRILAEEKVGTRISAARVQMAGETGAPMLVSNCPFCLTMFEDGIKTGGLEGSLAARDLAELVAARLPAPGSGR, encoded by the coding sequence ATGGAAGCGACACGCGAGATCTACTGGAACGTCAACCATGCCCTGATCTGGGTCATGTACCTGTTCGCCTTCCTCGCCCTGGGCGGATGCGCCTGGGGCTTCTGGTCGCGGCTGCCGCTGTACCGGCAGGGGAAGCCCCTGGACCGGCTGGATCGGCTCTCGCTGCGCCTGAAGCTCATGGTGCGCGGCGCACTGACCCAGGCCAAGGTGCTCCGGGTGCAGGTGCCGGGGACGCTGCATGCCTTTTTCTTCTGGGGATTCCTGCTCCTGTTCATCGGCACGCTGCTCATCATGCTGCAGGCCGACTTAACGGCGCCGCTGGCGGGATGGACCTTTCTGAAGGGGACCTTCTACAAGGGGTATTCCCTCACCCTGGACCTGGCGGGGATGATCGCCATCCTCATGCTGGCCGGGCTCTTCGTGCGCCGCTTCCTGGTCAGGCCCCCGGCGCTCCCCACCAAGAGGGACGACTACCTGGCGCATGCGCTCCTCTTCACCATCCTGATAACGGGATTCGTGGTGGAGGCGCTCCGGATGGCCGCCACCGAGGTGCACCAGAACCCGGAGTTGGCCAGGCTCTCCCCGGGGGGGCTGCTGCTAACCCCCCTGTTCGCCGGGATGACCCCCGCCGGCATCTCCATCACCCACAAGGCCCTGTGGTGGATTCACTTCTTCCTGGCCATGGCCTTCATCGTCGCCATCCCCTTCACCAAGCTGCGGCACCTGTTCACCGATCCGGCCAACTACCTCTTCACCGATCTGCGTCCCAAGGGGGCCATCGCGACCATCAACCTCGAGGACGAGACCGCCGAGCAGTTCGGCGCGGCCAAGGCCGCCGACCTCGCCTGGAAGGACATCTACGATGCCGACGCCTGCACGCTGTGCAAGCGCTGCCAGGACCGCTGCCCGGCCTGGAACACCGAGAAGCCGCTTTCCCCGATGCGGGTGGTGCAGCAGGTGGGGGAGCTGGCGCTCAACGACCCGCAGGGGGACCTGTGCCGTTACGTCACCGAGGAGGTGCTCTGGGACTGTACTACCTGCCGGGCCTGCCAGGAGATCTGCCCGGTAGACATCGAGCACGTCAACAAGATCCTTGAGATGCGGCGGAACCTGGCCCTCATGGAGGGGAAGTTCCCCGGCGACGAGGTGCGGGGCGCGATGGGGAACTACGAGGTGAACGGCAACCCCTTCGGCCTGGCCTGGGCCGAGCGCGGCGCCTGGGCCGAGGGGCTCGACGTGGTCACGCTGGAGAGCGGCGAGCCCTTCGACGTGATGTACTTCGTGGGGTGCTACGCCTCCTTCGACCGCAGGAACCGGGAGGTGGCCAAGGCCTTCGCGAGGATCTGCTCCGCGGCGGGGATCAGGCTCGGCATCCTCGGTAAGGAAGAGAAGTGCTGCGGGGAGCCGCCGCGCAAGCTGGGCAACGAGTACCAGTACCAGACCATGGCCCAGGAGAACATAGAACGGATCAAGGGGTACGGGGTGCGGGAGATCGTGACCACCTGTCCCCACTGCTTCAACACCCTGGCGCGCGACTACCGCGAGCTCGGCCTGGAGGTCCCGGTACGCCACTACAGCACCTTGCTGGCGGAACTGGTGCAACAGGGACGGCTGCAGCTGGAACCGGGCGAGAGCTTCGACTGCACCTACCACGATTCCTGCTACATCGGACGCTACGCCGACATCTTCGAACCGCCGCGCGAGGTCGTGCAGCTCTTGGGAGGCACCATCGCCGAGATGGATAGAAACCGCATGGAGAGCTTTTGCTGCGGCGGGGGAGGGGGGCGCATCCTCGCCGAGGAGAAGGTAGGCACGCGCATCAGCGCAGCCCGGGTGCAGATGGCCGGGGAAACCGGCGCTCCCATGCTGGTTTCCAACTGCCCCTTCTGCCTCACCATGTTCGAGGACGGCATCAAGACCGGCGGCCTGGAAGGAAGCCTCGCGGCGCGCGACCTGGCCGAGCTCGTGGCGGCGCGGCTCCCGGCGCCCGGCTCCGGCCGTTGA
- a CDS encoding YbgA family protein, translated as MSGSGAPIKIGVSSCLLGEKVRYDGGHKHDPYITAVLGRFFSFVPVCPEVECGMTTPREAMRLEGDPEKPRLMTHRSRIDKTEQMLEFCRNKVEQLAHEDLCGFVFKKGSPSSGLFRVKVYREGMAPATGSGLFAAAVARRFPQLPMEEEGRLNDPVLRENFIERVFAFRRWKDFLGQGPDLGKLVQFHTCQKLLIMSHSTQLYRELGALVARGKELPLAELLERYQELYMKALELHATVKKQTNVLMHIMGYFKKELSADEKQELLQLIGQYHDGMVPLVVPLTMLKHYVAKYRQEYLRQQVYLSPHPAELMLRNHV; from the coding sequence ATGTCCGGATCCGGCGCACCCATAAAAATCGGCGTCAGCTCCTGCCTTTTGGGAGAGAAGGTACGCTACGACGGCGGCCACAAGCACGACCCCTACATCACGGCGGTCCTGGGACGGTTCTTCAGTTTCGTGCCGGTCTGTCCGGAGGTGGAGTGCGGCATGACCACGCCGCGCGAGGCGATGCGCCTGGAGGGCGATCCTGAAAAGCCGCGGCTCATGACGCACCGCAGCCGCATCGACAAGACCGAACAGATGCTCGAGTTCTGCCGCAACAAGGTGGAGCAGTTGGCGCACGAGGACCTGTGCGGCTTCGTCTTCAAGAAGGGCTCCCCCTCCTCGGGGCTGTTCCGGGTCAAGGTGTACCGGGAGGGAATGGCGCCGGCAACCGGCAGCGGCCTCTTCGCCGCTGCGGTGGCGCGACGCTTCCCGCAACTCCCCATGGAGGAGGAGGGGAGGCTGAACGACCCGGTACTCAGGGAAAACTTCATCGAGCGGGTGTTCGCCTTCAGGCGCTGGAAGGACTTTCTCGGCCAGGGACCGGACCTTGGCAAGCTGGTGCAGTTTCACACCTGCCAGAAGCTGCTGATCATGTCGCACAGCACCCAGCTCTACCGCGAACTCGGGGCGCTGGTGGCACGGGGGAAGGAGCTTCCTCTGGCCGAGCTGCTGGAGCGCTACCAGGAGCTCTACATGAAGGCCCTGGAGCTGCACGCGACGGTGAAGAAGCAGACCAACGTACTGATGCACATCATGGGGTACTTCAAGAAGGAACTCTCCGCCGACGAGAAACAGGAGCTTTTGCAGCTGATCGGCCAGTACCACGACGGGATGGTGCCGCTGGTGGTCCCCCTGACGATGCTCAAGCATTACGTCGCCAAGTACCGGCAGGAGTACTTGCGGCAGCAGGTCTATCTCTCCCCCCACCCGGCGGAGCTCATGCTGCGTAACCACGTCTAG
- a CDS encoding PAS domain-containing sensor histidine kinase, with protein MPMFDSLEQCLALFDELPLAMFIQGADGAPLYVNTAALEIFGMERDLFLRHNTASPQWQLCTVQGTPVPPAQHPAMSALQGTPSREVNLAIHNRRKGRLVPVCMDAMPLASKDASAPPHVCVIFRETREAERALYESESRYRAMVQTQGEFVVRYRRGGTLTFVNDTYCRYLQKEREELLGQNFYPFFFLQDREALIRCVESMTEETQGQALEVRAWLPDGRLVWQKWNSSVIMDDAGQVVEFQASGMDITRSKQAEESLKKSEERYRSLFDNMLNGFAYCRMILDSAIPLDFVFLEVNQSFERLTGLRVTGGKRMSEVLPGLWDSDPELLAAFRRVALTGKPEQMECYVNAISEWLSVSVYSPEPGCFVIVFDVITKRKRTEECLAFLAQPHTSTAPDEQFFHRLARYLAATLDMDFICIDQLEEGNLWARTLAVYYNGNFEENVRYTLKETPCGEVVGHNICCYRQGVRQLFPNDQVLQDLKAESYLGVVLWSSTGVPIGLIATIGCKPLSNRELAEEILQMVSARAAAELERRLHEEERLRLEQQLLHAQKLESLGILAGGIAHDFNNILTGILGNSSLGLMRIDPGSPAVENLQNIEKGAIRAADLARQMLAYSGKGMFVVEPVSLNGLLTEMAHLLEVSISKKCRLVLELTQELPPVQADSTQLRQIVMNLVINASEAIGDRGGTITIRSGLRHFNEQYLKGAWSEKEIKEGEFLFLQVEDDGCGMDDATLSRIFDPFFTTKFTGRGLGMSAVLGIIRGHRGAIKVESAPGRGTTFTVILPPSELPVQDEAAEQQPAPEETWQGSGTVLLVDDEEFICSVGASMLEQLGYQVVTALSGAAAVELYRARGDVRFVVLDLTMPHMDGEQTYQELRKCDPEVKVIISSGYSEQEVTRKLSGAGYLAFIQKPYSMQALAEVMKRCDTRRRGPRS; from the coding sequence ATGCCGATGTTCGACTCGCTGGAGCAATGCCTTGCCCTGTTCGACGAACTGCCCCTGGCGATGTTCATCCAGGGGGCGGACGGCGCCCCGTTGTACGTCAATACTGCGGCTCTCGAGATCTTCGGGATGGAGCGCGACCTGTTCCTGCGGCACAACACCGCATCCCCCCAGTGGCAACTCTGCACCGTGCAGGGGACCCCGGTTCCGCCCGCCCAGCACCCCGCCATGTCCGCCCTCCAGGGGACTCCCTCGCGCGAGGTCAACCTCGCCATCCACAACCGCCGCAAGGGGCGCCTGGTGCCGGTCTGCATGGACGCCATGCCGCTCGCGTCAAAGGACGCATCCGCCCCCCCCCACGTCTGCGTCATCTTCAGGGAAACCCGGGAGGCGGAACGTGCGCTCTACGAGAGCGAATCACGCTACCGCGCCATGGTGCAGACCCAGGGCGAATTCGTAGTCCGCTACCGGCGCGGCGGGACGCTTACCTTCGTGAACGACACCTACTGCCGCTACCTCCAGAAGGAGCGGGAGGAACTTTTGGGGCAAAACTTCTACCCCTTCTTTTTCCTGCAGGACCGCGAGGCCCTGATCCGTTGCGTCGAGAGCATGACCGAGGAAACCCAGGGGCAGGCGCTGGAGGTGCGGGCATGGCTCCCGGACGGCCGCCTGGTATGGCAGAAATGGAACAGCAGCGTCATCATGGACGACGCCGGGCAGGTGGTGGAATTCCAGGCCAGCGGCATGGACATCACCCGGAGCAAGCAGGCCGAAGAGAGCCTCAAGAAGAGCGAAGAGCGCTACCGTTCCCTGTTCGACAACATGCTGAACGGCTTCGCCTACTGCAGGATGATCCTGGACTCCGCCATTCCCCTGGATTTCGTGTTCCTGGAGGTCAACCAGAGCTTCGAGCGGCTCACCGGGCTGCGGGTGACGGGTGGGAAACGGATGAGCGAAGTGCTGCCCGGGCTGTGGGATTCCGATCCCGAGCTGCTGGCCGCCTTCCGGCGGGTGGCCTTGACCGGGAAGCCGGAGCAGATGGAGTGTTACGTGAACGCCATCAGCGAATGGCTCTCGGTGTCGGTCTACAGCCCCGAGCCGGGGTGCTTCGTCATCGTGTTCGACGTGATCACCAAGCGCAAACGCACCGAGGAGTGCCTCGCCTTCCTGGCCCAGCCCCACACCTCGACCGCGCCCGACGAGCAGTTCTTCCACCGCCTGGCCCGCTACCTGGCCGCCACCCTGGACATGGATTTCATCTGCATCGACCAGTTGGAGGAAGGAAACCTCTGGGCCCGTACGTTGGCCGTCTACTACAACGGCAACTTCGAGGAGAATGTGCGCTACACACTCAAGGAGACACCCTGCGGAGAGGTGGTGGGGCACAACATCTGCTGCTACCGTCAGGGGGTGCGCCAGCTTTTCCCCAACGACCAGGTGCTGCAGGACCTGAAGGCCGAGAGCTACCTGGGCGTGGTGCTGTGGAGCTCCACCGGGGTCCCCATCGGGCTCATCGCCACCATCGGCTGCAAGCCGCTGTCGAACCGGGAGCTTGCGGAAGAGATACTGCAGATGGTGAGCGCGCGCGCCGCCGCGGAGCTGGAACGGCGTCTCCACGAGGAGGAGCGCCTGAGGCTGGAGCAGCAGCTGCTGCACGCCCAGAAGCTGGAGAGCCTGGGGATCCTGGCGGGAGGTATCGCCCACGACTTCAACAACATCCTGACCGGGATCCTCGGCAACTCGAGCCTCGGCCTCATGCGCATCGACCCCGGCTCACCGGCGGTTGAGAACCTGCAGAACATAGAAAAGGGGGCCATCAGGGCGGCCGATCTGGCCAGGCAGATGCTCGCCTACTCCGGCAAGGGGATGTTCGTGGTCGAACCGGTCAGCCTGAACGGCCTCTTGACCGAGATGGCCCACCTGCTGGAAGTCTCCATCTCAAAGAAGTGCCGCCTGGTGCTGGAGCTGACGCAGGAACTCCCGCCGGTGCAGGCGGACTCCACCCAGTTGCGCCAGATCGTGATGAACCTGGTTATCAACGCCTCCGAGGCGATCGGCGACCGTGGCGGTACCATCACCATCCGCAGCGGCTTGCGCCACTTCAACGAGCAGTACCTGAAAGGTGCCTGGAGCGAGAAGGAAATCAAGGAAGGGGAATTCCTGTTCCTGCAGGTGGAGGACGACGGCTGCGGCATGGACGACGCCACGCTGTCGCGCATCTTCGACCCCTTCTTCACCACCAAGTTCACCGGCCGCGGGCTCGGAATGTCCGCGGTGCTGGGGATCATCAGGGGACACCGGGGCGCCATCAAGGTGGAGAGCGCGCCCGGTCGCGGCACCACCTTCACCGTCATCCTCCCTCCCAGCGAACTGCCGGTCCAGGATGAGGCGGCGGAGCAGCAGCCGGCGCCGGAGGAAACCTGGCAGGGAAGCGGGACGGTGCTGCTGGTGGACGACGAGGAGTTCATCTGCAGCGTGGGGGCTTCCATGCTGGAGCAGTTGGGCTACCAGGTGGTTACCGCGCTCAGCGGAGCCGCTGCCGTGGAACTGTACCGTGCCAGGGGCGACGTGCGCTTCGTCGTCCTCGATCTGACCATGCCGCACATGGATGGGGAACAGACCTACCAGGAGTTGAGGAAATGCGATCCGGAGGTGAAGGTGATCATTTCCAGCGGCTACAGCGAGCAGGAGGTGACCCGGAAACTCTCGGGAGCGGGCTACCTCGCCTTCATCCAGAAACCCTACAGCATGCAGGCGCTTGCCGAGGTGATGAAACGCTGCGACACCCGGCGCAGGGGCCCCAGGAGCTGA